A single Cryptococcus deuterogattii R265 chromosome 2, complete sequence DNA region contains:
- a CDS encoding DNA repair protein RAD7: MSRRSRAGGAVRGPSSALTSFLAGLGVEPSHRINTWGDRSAVETPTSDGHHQHADPANVVTDENVEAGPSSVGLGTPSFDEEGDLPVGFKRGRGTNSDEDYKTKRSRATSIDSDDLDADDTPVVNHNTRTPKSAPQSSTNVPTGPMRPVGEFMVCGECIKRFTVTAYTKEHPTNAQTYLCVQCCYALGIDPFAKPKKAAVKKAVKKQDRAKIVHYEQRRGVNSLGDICIQLVGKYIENVEQLGDIGSINMDKVCRIICKGRRLTPETAPLFYSVERDSLDMYDCTRLTPEAFFTLANLCPNLQTLRLDLVGQMSTEVVSHWAKTLKRLKRIELHAPFLVRKEAWIEFFRAAGERLEGFLVTQSPRIDRETVHELVKNCPNLTELRLSEIGKLDSEMLEELKPLKKLRFLDISSPPDSLTDDAIITLIEAAGHSIEDLNLADNFDLTDAILPAIVKYCPRLQSLSLRNLTELTDEGVTAFFESLQAKDHQGLRCIDMEKGHELRDSALGALIAHSGETVEWLSLLGWREVALEALNALVECKNLKYLDVGWCRAVNNFWVKDVLDGCHAIEQVRVWGT; this comes from the exons ATGTCTAGACGTAGTAGAGCAGGTGGAGCAGTCCGTGGCCCTTCGTCTGCCCttacttccttccttgca GGCCTCGGTGTTGAACCATCGCATCGTATCAACACTTGGGGAGATCGTTCAGCCGTTGAAACGCCTACCTCTGATGGGCACCATCAACACGCTGACCCTGCCAATGTAGTCACAGATGAGAATGTAGAGGCCGGCCCTAGTAGTGTTGGACTGGGCACACCGTCATTTGACGAAGAGGGCGACTTACCTGTCGGGTTcaagagagggagagggacaAAT AGCGATGAAGATTACAAGACCAAACGTTCTCGAGCTACTTCTATCGATTCAGATGATCTCGATGCAGACGACACCCCTGTAGTCAATCACAACACTCGGACGCCAAAGTCAGCCCCCCAATCTTCGACAAATGTGCCTACTGGCCCCATGAGACCTGTAGGAGAGTTTATGGTCTGTGGAGAGTGTATCAAACGGTTTACAGTG ACAGCATACACTAAAGAGCATCCTACCAATGCCCAGACATATCTATGTGTCCAGTGCTGCTACGCGTTAGGGATTGATCCCTTTGCAAAGCCTAAAAAGGCCGCTGTAAAGAAAGCAGTCAAAAAACAGGATAGGGCCAAGATTGTCCACTATGAACAACGACGAGGAGTTAATTCTCTAGGAGACATTTGCATTCAA CTTGTAGGCAAATATATTGAGAACGTTGAGCAACTAGGCGACATTGGCAGTATCAACATGGATAAAGTCTGTAGAATTATATGCAAGGGCCGCCGATT AACGCCTGAAACTGCGCCTTTGTTTTACTCTGTCGAACGCGATTCGTTAGATATGTATGATTGCACTC GTCTTACTCCGGAGGCTTTCTTCACTCTGGCAAATCTTTGCCCTAATCTGCAAACATTGCGTCTTGATCTTGTGGGGCAAATGTCTACAGAAGTAGTCAGTCACTGGGCCAAGACTCTAAAACGACTCAAGCGGATAGAACTTCATGCCCCCTTTCTtgtgaggaaggaagccTGGATTGAGTTCTTCCGAGCAGCTGGGGAACGATTGGAAGGGTTTCTAGTAACTCAGTCACCAAGGATTGACAGGGAGACCGTACACGAGTTGGTCAAGAATTGCCCAAATCTGACAGAGCTCAGGCTTTCAGAGATTGGCAAACTTGACAGCGAGATGCTTGAGGAACTTAAGCCTCTCAAGAAGCTCAGGTTCCTTGATATTTCCTCCCCTCCTGATTCCCTGACGGATGATGCCATCATCACCCTAATTGAAGCCGCAGGCCATTCTATAGAAGATCTTAATCTGGCCGACAACTTTGACTTGACCGACGCCATTCTCCCAGCTATTGTCAAATACTGCCCTCGACTCCAGTCATTATCCCTGCGCAACCTTACCGAGCTTACGGACGAAGGCGTCACAGCGTTTTTCGAATCGCTCCAAGCCAAGGATCACCAAGGCCTGCGTTGTATTGATATGGAAAAGGGCCATGAGCTCAGAGATTCTGCTTTGGGAGCTCTGATCGCACATTCAGGCGAGACTGTAGAGTGGTTGAGCCTCCTCGGTTGGAGGGAAGTGGCGCTCGAAGCATTGAATGCGTTGGTCGAATGCAAGAACCTCAAATATCTGGATGTTGGATGGTGTCGGGCGGTCAATAATTTCTGGGTCAAAGACGTGTTGGACGGATGTCATGCCATCGAACAAGTCAGAGTTTGGGGTACgtga
- a CDS encoding nuclear cap-binding protein subunit 2, whose translation MAQVVPSLDHPSSYRDSRSEIDRETERRLLAQSSTLYIGNLSFYTTETQMYQLFSTCAKPEIGGGIKRIIMGLDRNTKTPCGFAFVEYFLHEEAVDCMRYISGTKLDERVIRCDLDPGYKEGRQFGRGRSGGQVRDEFRQEYDSGRGGWGHQRLEEERRRQEQDRLRSQMQFDTYAAVGGLGLAGADVPRGEDFFADRQKRGRSEDEEEIERREDEKRLRGERDDE comes from the exons ATGGCACAAGTCGTACCCTCCCTCGACCACCCATCTTCCTACCGCGATAGCAGGTCAGAG ATTGATCGAGAAACTGAGCGCCGACTTTTGGCCCAGTCGAGCACACTCTACATTGGTAACCTCAGTTTCTACACCACAGAGACCCAAATGTATCAAC TATTCTCGACCTGTGCCAAACCTGAAATCGGCGGAGGTATCAAGAG AATTATAATGGGTCTCGACCGGAATACCAAGACACCATGTGGTTTCGCTTTCGTCGAGTACTTTCTTCATGAAGAAGCAGTCGACTGTATGCGATACATCTCTGGCACCAAGCTCGATGAGCGAGTAATCAGATGTGATTTGGATCCGGGATACAAAGAAGGTAGACAATTTGGTCGAGGGCGAAGTGGTGGACAGGTTCGAGACGAGTTTAGACAAGAGTACGACAGCGGACGAG GCGGCTGGGGCCATCAACgtttggaggaagagagaaggaggcaaGAACAAGACAGACTACGTTCGCAAATGCAGTTCGACACCTATGCTGCTGTTGGTGGCCTTGGTCTTGCAGGCGCCGACGTTCCTCGAGGTGAAGACTTCTTTGCAGACCGACAAAAGCGTGGCAGAagtgaagacgaggaggagattgaaagacgtgaagatgaaaagcgTTTACGGGGCGAACGAGACGACGAGTAA
- a CDS encoding ubiquitin-conjugation factor E4 B, translated as MADNPNLSDADKIRLKRLARLGTSTPVPSQTQSQQQPSPSSTPEPHHPPSASSRLLSNLPPTASSRPSSPATVSQKPSSASIKPDPQTVQPKPSVGPSLSLKRPSSASTPRDEPVGPRIVHTKPIQPLVKAEYKAWETEKVGQIFAVTLNKQKAQETDWSLCWLKDLEQELNEENYPSPLKADIELADRLLIARLSMDPTLMAQSDDPDVLTILAGLPQNETVFEYLAGCWKRLYQASRDANRYAFSEDEKSQWSISVDKIKGLVVSYCGMTIEDPTMFPQPAEKPLGPAEFLPLLLSVYQPSSGDLLMSTPSAPAPLPGPLQPNDLLPFLQDLAAGFDNDTLKDVITPTLSLFFQEWFKITPTPDIMGAEWRRYLGAMNLLVQVKPIAALLPTLPIWVAPNVTAPKLEWQSLLGPLTRLNVFPREFPEIWKTYFSNPTERKKEDIDANKSNLRFTLGSLHSSLFNVYNAIVRASPDAREGVLDFFTLALRLNEKRAGMRVDPRTVSSDGYMINLQAVLLKLFEPVMDARFSKIDKVDPAYYKSSKRIDISEETKIRGAKEEADAYFGSAMDVDTKPNFISDLFFLLNSYLHLGVVKTISTRIRAEKNLSEMEKELKRVEASTGDWANNPVLQAQGEATIKKLKSDMSVLHASIHAYDTQLLDRDMIRMVVSFLSFVMTWLIRLVDPNHQYPSSPLTLPLPKEAPMAFRMLPEFFIENIAEYFEFLAKYDPDALDDVDKDIFITFAITFLSPNYVNNPFLKAKLVTIISYGLYPMGYWRHGPLFDRLSILSIATVHLMPTLIRFFIDVEITGGHTQFWDKFNFRRDIGHIFKAMWTNPLHREAFVKSRHDDFDQFIRFVNMLMSDTTFHLEESLTGLAQIGQIESQKANTASWEALPQSEREDLEGQLRQAEGSVPWHTQMGLSNVKLIRDFTATTREPFVAPEIVDRLAASLDENLTALVGPKMSDLKVSNPDKYYFKPKDLLAAIAQIYLNLSVESEFIRAVANDGRSYSKDLFMKFARTLKHRAIMTEGEVAEVVSFTQKIEDMKATISMEDEREIPDEFLDPLLSTLMKDPVILPVSRVTIDRGTIRTVLLSKEVDPFNNVPLKYEDCIPDTELKAKIDAWLAEGSTKQADSVMDVDQL; from the exons ATGGCAGACAACCCAAACCTTTCAGATGCTGACAAG ATCCGTCTCAAGCGGCTCGCACGCCTTggcacctccacccccgTCCCCTCTCAGACCCAGTCACAGCAACAGCCCTCCCCTAGCAGTACTCCCGAGCCCCATCACCCGCCCTCCGCCTCTTCAAGACTCCTTTCAAACCTTCCCCCCACTGCAAGTTCCAGaccttcctctcccgcTACAGTGTCCCAAAAgccctcttctgcttctaTTAAACCTGACCCTCAAACCGTCCAGCCCAAGCCTTCCGTTGGGCCCAGTCTTTCTCTCAAGAGACCATCATCCGCTAGTACTCCCAGGGATGAACCGGTGGGCCCGAGAATCGTACACACCAAGCCAATTCAACCGCTTGTCAAGGCGGAATACAAAGCATGGGAGACCGAGAAGGTTGGCCAAATATTTGCCGTTACTCTAAAC AAGCAAAAGGCTCAGGAAACTGATTGGTCCCTTTGTTGGCTCAAAGACTTAGAACAGGAGCTCAATGAAGAGA ACtatccttcccctctcaAAGCCGACATTGAACTAGCTGATAGACTTCTCATTGCCCGTCTCTCCATGGATCCCACGCTTATGGCTCAATCGGATGACCCCGATGTTCTTACAATTCTTGCTGGGCTACCTCAGAATGAGACCGTCTTCGAATACCTTGCTGGgtgttggaagaggttgtACCAAGCTAGTAGAGACGCCAACCGGTATGCGTTTTccgaggatgaaaagagtCAATGGAGCATATCAGTGGATAAGATCAAGGGGCTAGTTGTCTCTTATTGTGGTATGACCATCGAGGACCCGACCATGTTCCCGCAACCGGCAGA GAAACCACTTGGACCAGCAGAATtccttccgcttcttctttcagtTTATCAACCTTCATCCGGTGACCTTCTCATGTCTACCCCTTCGGCTCCGGCGCCGCTACCTGGTCCACTTCAACCCAACGACCTATTACCTTTCCTCCAGGACCTCGCTGCCGGTTTTGATAATGATACTTTAAAAGATGTTATCACGCCGACGCTCAGTCTATTCTTCCAAGAGTGGTTCAAAATCACTCCTACTCCCGATATCATGGGCGcggagtggaggagatacTTGGGTGCTATGAACTTGTTGGTACAGGTCAAACCTATAGCCGCACTT CTCCCAACTTTGCCTATCTGGGTGGCGCCGAATGTGACGGCGCCAAAGCTTGAATGGCAATCCCTTTTAGGTCCTCTTACCCGTCTGAATGTTTTCCCTAGAGAATTC CCTGAAATTTGGAAGACTTATTTTTCTAACCCCAccgaaagaaagaaggaagacattgACGCGAACAAAAGCAACCTTCGATTTACCCTCGGAAGCTTACAT TCGTCCCTGTTCAATGTCTATAATGCCATCGTTCGTGCATCACCAGACGCCAGAGAGGGTGTTCTTGACTTTTTCACCCTTGCTTTGCGTCTCAACGAGAAGCGTGCGGGAATGCGAGTCGACCCTCGAACCGTCTCGTCAGACGGCTACATGATCAACCTTCAGGCCGTGCTGCTGAAACTGTTTGAGCCGGTAATGGACGCCAGATTCTCCAAGATTGACAAAGTTGATCCAGCATATTATAAATCCTCAAAACGGATCGATATCTCAGAAGAGACAAAGATTAGAGGcgccaaggaagaggcggaCGCATATTTTGGAAGCGCCATGGATG TGGACACGAAACCAAACTTCATCTCCGACTtgtttttccttctcaacagCTATCTACATCTAGGTGTAGTCAAGACTATCTCTACCAGGATTCGAGCTGAAAAGAACCTGAgtgagatggaaaaggaactGAAGAGGGTTGAGGCATCCACAGGCGATTGGGCAAAT AATCCGGTATTACAGGCACAAGGCGAGGCAACAATCAAAAAATTGAAGAGTGACATGTCCGTTCTTCATGCTTCTATTCACGCCTATGACACACAGCTCTTGGATCGAGATATGATCAGAATGGttgtctctttcctcagcTTTGTTATGACATGGCTTATCCGCCTTGTCGACCCAAACCACCAGTACCCATCGTCACCTCTTACTTTACCGTTGCCAAAGGAAGCTCCAATGGCCTTTAGGATGTTGCCAGAATTTTTCATCGAAAACATTGCAGAGTACTTTGAGTTCCTCGCCAA GTACGATCCCGATGCGCTCGATGATGTGGACAAGGACATCTTTATCACCTTTGCCATCACTTTCTTGTCCCCCAACTACGTTAATAACCCTTTCCTCAAGGCTAAACTTGTTACA ATCATCTCGTATGGCCTGTACCCCATGGGCTACTGGCGACACGGTCCTCTCTTTGACAGACTTAGTATACTCAGCATAGCCACAGTCCACTTGATGCCTACTTTGATCCGTTTCTTCATTGATGTGGAGATTACTGGAGGTCATACGCAATTCTGGG ACAAGTTCAACTTTAG ACGTGACATTGGCCACATCTTCAAGGCTATGTGGACAAACCCTCTGCACCGGGAAGCATTCGTCAAGTCTAGGCA TGATGACTTTGATCAGTTCATTCGCTTTGTTAACATGCTCATGAGCGATACTACTTTCCATCTCGAAGAGTCCTTGACCGGCTTGGCCCAGATTGGACAAATAGAGTCTCAAAAAGCCAACACTGCTTCTTGGGAAGCATTGCCCCAATCAGAGCGAGAGGACCTTGAGGGTCAGTTGAGGCAGGCGGAGGGTAGTGTTCCCTGGCATACGCAGATGGGTTTATCAAATGTCAAATTGATTCGAGACTTTACGGCAACCACACGAGAGCCATTTGTTGCTCCTGAGATTGTAGACCGTTTGGCAGCA TCCTTGGATGAGAATCTTACAGCTCTTGTTGGCCCAAAGATGTCGGATCTTAAAGTATCCAATCCCGACAAATACTACTTCAAGCCCAAGGACCTTTTGGCAGCTATCGCCCAAATCTATCTCAACCTTTCTGTCGAGTCTGAATTCATCCGTGCGGTCGCCAATGATGGTAGAAGTTATTCAAAAGATTTGTTTATGAAGTTTGCAAGGACTTTAAAGCACAGAGCCATTATgacagaaggagaggtAGCCGAAGTTGTCAGCTTTACACAAAAGATTGAAGACATGAAAGCGACAATAtcaatggaagatgagagggagATTCCGGACGAGTTTTTGGATCCATTGTTATCGACCT TAATGAAAGACCCTGTCATCTTACCAGTATCTCGAGTAACCATTGATAGAGGTACCATTCGAACTGTCTTGCTTTCAAAGGAAGTTGACCCCTTCAATAACGTACC GCTAAAGTACGAGGATTGCATTCCCGACACGGAGTTAAAGGCCAAGATCGATGCGTGGTTGGCGGAGGGCAGTACAAAGCAAGCAGACTCGGTGATGGATGTTGATCAGCTGTAG
- a CDS encoding NADH dehydrogenase (ubiquinone) 1 alpha subcomplex 8 → MPHGFVAAQYQPPTTISAFHIHRTTPATAPTMATHRPAVLHDKQYSDPNPLPSNVPHVDELGVTSAPLKSASFFIGQHCKEVNEDFMLCKQENRDPAHCLAEGRKVTRCAQELISKLRETCLTEFDAHWQCLEKNNQYFQACRKPEKALNQCVFTKLGLTKNIPGSPEGQPQIHEKKSPIYSRVQK, encoded by the exons ATGCCACATGGCTTCGTCGCTGCTCAATATCAACCACCAACCACCATCTCTGCATTCCATATCCACCGTACCACCCCCGCTACAGCACCGACCATGGCCACACACCGCCCCGCCGTCCTCCACGACAAGCAGTACTCCGATCCCAACCCTTTGCCCTCCAATGTGCCGCATGTCGACGAGCTGGGCGTCACCTCCGCCCCCTTGAAAAgcgcttccttcttcattggTCAACACTGCAAGGAGGTGAATG AGGACTTTATGCTTTGTAAGCAGGAGAACAGGGATCCGGCTCACTGTTTGGCGGAAGGCAGAAAGGTGACACGGTGCGCGCAGGAGTT GATTAGCAAGTTGAGGGAGACGTGTTTGACTGAGTTCGATGCTCATTGGCAATGCTTGGAAAAGAACAACCAG TACTTCCAAGCATGCCGAAAACCTGAAAAGGCACTCAACCAATGTGTATTTACAAAGCTT GGTCTCACTAAAAACATCCCCGGATCACCAGAAGGACAACCGCAAATCCACGAAAAGAAGTCGCCAATCTACTCGCGGGTACAGAAATAG